From a region of the Mauremys mutica isolate MM-2020 ecotype Southern chromosome 12, ASM2049712v1, whole genome shotgun sequence genome:
- the LOC123346334 gene encoding olfactory receptor 4D1-like, with amino-acid sequence MEKKNFTPVTEFVLLGLTQRPELQPFLFVTFFIVYINTWLVNVIIITTVISDYQLHTSMYILLANLAFLDICDSSVNTPKLLSDLLSQHKTISFNECILQMFFLHFFAGAMGFCLVGMAVDRYVAIYKPLRYLTIMNRGVCMRIVALAWLVGLAHSAVQTGLLLQLPFCGPNILDNFYCDVPQVIKLACTNTHLAEMQMNLNSGLAIIIIFIILLISYAVILIKIRTHVTEGKHKALSTCGTQITVMCFQFIPSIFIYAWPIKQFALHKVVSVIYSTITPMLNPMVYTMRNAEMKKAIRRLLNRMLFSRQERQT; translated from the coding sequence ATGGAGAAGAAGAACTTCACCCCAGTGACAGAATTTGTCCTCTTGGGCCTCACTCAGAGACCTGAGCTGCAGCCATTCCTTTTTGTGACTTTCTTCATAGTCTACATAAACACTTGGCTGGTAAAcgtcatcatcatcaccactgtGATCTCTGACTACCAGCTCCACACCTCCATGTATATCCTGCTGGCCAACTTGGCTTTCCTAGATATCTGCGATTCATCAGTCAATACTCCAAAATTACTCTCAGATCTCCTCTCACAGCATAAAACCATCTCATTCAATGAGTGCATCCTTCAGATGTTTTTCCTCCACTTCTTTGCTGGCGCTATGGGGTTTTGCCTTGTGGGGATGGCGGTCGATCGGTACGTGGCCATCTATAAACCACTGCGGTACTTAACTATCATGAACCGGGGTGTATGCATGAGGATAGTGGCACTGGCATGGCTGGTTGGATTGGCTCACTCTGCTGTTCAGACTGGACTGCTCCTCCAGTTACCCTTCTGTGGTCCAAACATCCTGGACAATTTTTACTGTGATGTCCCACAAGTCATCAAACTGGCCTGCACCAACACTCACTTGGCTGAAATGCAGATGAACTTAAACAGTGGGTTAGCGATCATAATAATATTCATCATTCTGCTTATTTCTTACGCTGTCATCTTAATCAAGATCAGGACACATGTCACGGAAGGGAAGCACAAGGCTCTGTCCACCTGTGGAACCCAGATCACTGTGATGTGTTTTCAATTCATACCCAGCATCTTCATCTATGCTTGGCCCATCAAGCAGTTCGCCCTGCATAAGGTGGTCTCAGTCATTTACTCTACAATCACCCCAATGCTGAACCCGATGGTCTACACCATGAGAAATGCTGAGATGAAGAAGGCCATCAGGAGACTATTGAACAGAATGCTGTTCTCACGGCAGGAAAGACAGACATAG